CCGCTCCCGCAGAATACGGGCGGTGAGTGAACGTGGCGGCGGAGGTTGGCCGATCCAGAAATCGAAAAACTCTCCTTCATCGAGGATAATCCCGTCACTAATCAGATGGCGAACCGGATCGTAGATCACCATCGTGAAAGCGTCGAGATTGATACAGTTCTGCAAACCCAATGCCGCCCGCTGAAGCAATTCGCGTGTCGTCTGCACCGTTGAGGCAGCCAGACTGATCTCACGCAATGCACGTAATTCCGCAATCTGACGTTCACGTTGTTCGGTAAGTCGGTTATGTTCGACCAGGATCGCAATCTGGTTCGCCACCGCCTGCGCCAGGGTTAGCTCATGGGGGGCCAGTTCGCGTGCTGAAAAACCAAACAGGCTCAATGTTCCCAGGACCTGACTTCCGACCACCAGTGGCATATTGATGGTCGACTCGAAGGGCGGGAAGAGATGCAGAGGAAATGTTGCCGGATCGTAACGAGCCTGCCAGTCACGGTCAATAATTCGTGGCTGTCGTTTCAGAACCACTTCACGCAAGGGGCTGATTTCGAGCGGGATTTGACGAGTTTGTTCAATGTATTCCTGGGCAAACCCTCGCTGTGCGCACAACACCAGTAGCGAACCCGTCTCATCGAGGAGACGAACATTACCGGCATCGAAATGTAGGGTCGTAATCGCAATAGCCAGTGCCTGATCCAGGACTTCGTGCAGGGATCGTGTATCGACCAGTGTTGCCGCCAGTTCACTCAGTGCCGCTAATTCTTCGCGCCGCGCTGCTAACTGTGTGGCTAATTCCCGACTGAGCCGATCCTGCTCTTCAACCAGTACCGCATTTTCCAGCGCCAGCGCAATGACATTCGCGATCCGCTGCAACAGATCGAGCGTTTCGTGGTTGTAGCGGCCAGGCTGATAACTTTGCAGTGAGATCACACCAACCACTGCGTCACTAATCATCAGCGGCACACCGATCCACGAACGCGAGAGTTTTGAGGTATTGCCGAATGGTACCGGCGGTAGACTGGCATCGCGTTCGGTCAACAGATCGCGGAAGAGCATTGGCTCACGCCGGCGGACAATTAAACCGGTCAGGTAGCCATACTCACGATTTTCGAGAAAGTCGATCTGCCCCTCATCGTAAAGCAGTGCGGCCTTAAAAATCTCTGGTCGCTCATCACAAAAGGCCAGATAGCAGGCATCAAACTCAAAGACATTGTGCAGCTCGCGCACAATTGTCTCGAAAATAACCCGTAACGACGGACGGCCACGGGCGGCAAGACCAATCGCGTAGAGCGCAGCCAGAATCTGCTGGTCGCGCTCTTGTTGCAGACGCAATGCGTCACGCTGGCGTTGCAGATCGCCTATCAGTTGTCGGCGACGTGCGGTACGAGTCATGCTGCATCGTCCTGGGTTGTACCACTAATGAATGGTAGCCGACACACGGTTGCCGGTTGTTGAGCGAGGGTCACGATGGTGCCACTCTCGGCATAGGCACGGCGCACATAGGCCAGTCCGATCCAGCCGTAGCGTGGTGAGTAGGCAGCACTGGTCAGGGTACCAGCCTCTTTGCCATCCACCGTTACCGCTGCCGGTACCGCTTCGGGCGCAGCCGACAGACGTAAGCCGCACAAGAGCTTGGCGATCCGCCCCCGGCTCTCCATGCGGGCAATAATCTCTTGCCCAACGTAGCACCCTTTCTGGAAACTCACCGCACGCCACAAATCGGCTTCGAGCGGAATATAATCCAGTGTGATCTCGTGTTTGAAGCGCGGATAGCCATGCTCGATGCGTACTACTTCTGCCGTATGACTGTCGAGTGGAACGGCCCCTTCATCAGTTAGCGCAGTAAGCAGCGTCGTTGTTTGCGTTGCCGGTGGATAGAGAGTATACCCATCGCCACCCAACGGTTCACACCGTGCTACCAGCACCTGATGTCCATTCCAGTCACCGGTTGCGATACTGTGTAGCGGCAGATCAACCGACAAACCAATCGTCTGAATCACCTGGCTAGCCTGTGGCCCGTAGACGCCAATCTGACCCAGTTCGGCACTCGCGTCGGCGACCGTCACCTGATCGTTGAAGAAGATATTCTTGCGCAAATGGCGCAAAATCGCCGGTCCATGACCATCGCCGGTCTCAAGCAACAATGCGTCAGGGAGGGCATATACCCGTAGCAGATCGATCATACGCCCAATTGGCGTGGTGAGCGCGGTCAGGGTGCCTTGACCGGGCTGTAATCGCTCGATATGGTTCGTCGAGAGCCGGTGTAGCAGTGCTGCGCGGTCGCGACCACGCATCCAGAGCCGTCCGCGATCAGACTCGTTGATCACGGCAGCATACCCATACACCGCCTCGTAAGCTGTCAGTGTTTCCTGATTCATAGCGTAGCAATCATCTACTCAGAAGCTTATCGTTCATAAATATTGTATCACGCTGCACCCAAAACTGTTCGACGTTCTCTGAGCTGTAATTGCATGCCGTACCGTGGACGGAGGGTAATACCGGTCTGGAGGACGACCGGATGATCGGCGACCGGCAGAAATTGCCAGCGTTGCGCCAGCGTTGCCAGCACGAGAATACCCTCCATCCAGGCAAACGGTTCGCCGATACAGGTGCGCGGCCCACCACCGAAGGGGAAGAAGGCAAATTTTGGTCGCTGAGCCTGGGCTTCCGGCGTGTGGCGGAGGGGATCACAATGGTACGGTTCATGGAAGAACCGGGGATCGTGGTGCATCAGCCATGGACTCAACAGAACGATGGTATCAGGCGCAATCCGCACATCACCGAGTGTCACCGGTGCAATTGCCCGCCGCCCGATGAGCCACGCCGGAGGATAGAGACGCAGGGCTTCGGCAAAAAACCATGAGGTATAGGTCAGCTTCGGCAGATCGGCGACAGTCGGTTTCCGTCCACCAAGCACAGTATCCAGTTCGGCGGCCAGGTGTGCGGCAAGAGATGGATATTGCGCTAACAAGTAGAGCGCCCAGGTCAAAGCGTTTGCGGTGGTCTCGTGTCCGGCAAGAAAGATCGTCAACAGCTCATCACGCAGTTGGGTATCGGTCATCCGGTAGCCATCACCCTCATGATCCACAGCGGTCAGCAACATCGAGAGCAGATCGCCACGATCAACCGGATTGGCGCGGCGCTGGGCAATCAACCGGTATATGATGGCATCGAGGCGGGCTTTCACAGCCTGAAAGCGGCGCACAGGTGGTAACGGCAAGGCAAACAGCCAGTCGGCAAACGGTAATACCGCCAGATCGAACATAGCAACCAGATCATGCATTGCCGCAAACACCTCATCGGCATCGGCTTCCGTATCAGCCGAGAAGAGGGTTATCCCAACAATCTGCAATGTAATCGCCATGAATTCGCGGCTGACATCGAGCACCAGCCCATCTTGCCAGCGCGCACTGCGCGCCTCGGCCACCGCGACCATTGCATCGCCGTAAGCGGCAATCCGCTGGCGGTGAAAAGCCGGCTGCATCAGGCGTCGCTGGCGCAGATGTAACTCACCCTCACTGGTCAGCAATCCCTCACCGAGCAGGCGCTTTGCCCGTTCCAGCACACGCCCCTTGACAAAGGAGCGATGCTGTGTCACCAGCACCTCCCGGATGAGATCAGGATGGTTCACCAGCACCATCATTTGCGGCCCAACCCGAAATGGCACCACATCGCCGCGAGCAGCCAGTTCCTCCAGTAGCGTCAGCGGTTCGCGACGCAATTGCTGTAGGTTGCGAATTGCAACTGGGGAAGGAAAGCGGATCATGGCTGTATCTCCGATCAAAACAGGTATTGCCGGTATCATAGCACGAGTATCAGCATACGATAATGACGTTAGTAAAACGTTAATTGTTCTTCAGAGACCATGCAGTCTACACCACGATGGCGAGGTTGTGATGCGACCTCGCGTTACCAGCCATGCTTATGCAGATAGGCGCAATTGGCTGGGCCACTCTCTTAATCCCAGACAGGTAGCTTCGCTGTTGAACAAACTATCACCGTAACCAATATTCCAACGTGCTGCGTTAGGACA
This genomic window from Chloroflexus aurantiacus J-10-fl contains:
- a CDS encoding cytochrome P450, giving the protein MIRFPSPVAIRNLQQLRREPLTLLEELAARGDVVPFRVGPQMMVLVNHPDLIREVLVTQHRSFVKGRVLERAKRLLGEGLLTSEGELHLRQRRLMQPAFHRQRIAAYGDAMVAVAEARSARWQDGLVLDVSREFMAITLQIVGITLFSADTEADADEVFAAMHDLVAMFDLAVLPFADWLFALPLPPVRRFQAVKARLDAIIYRLIAQRRANPVDRGDLLSMLLTAVDHEGDGYRMTDTQLRDELLTIFLAGHETTANALTWALYLLAQYPSLAAHLAAELDTVLGGRKPTVADLPKLTYTSWFFAEALRLYPPAWLIGRRAIAPVTLGDVRIAPDTIVLLSPWLMHHDPRFFHEPYHCDPLRHTPEAQAQRPKFAFFPFGGGPRTCIGEPFAWMEGILVLATLAQRWQFLPVADHPVVLQTGITLRPRYGMQLQLRERRTVLGAA
- a CDS encoding YgfZ/GcvT domain-containing protein codes for the protein MNQETLTAYEAVYGYAAVINESDRGRLWMRGRDRAALLHRLSTNHIERLQPGQGTLTALTTPIGRMIDLLRVYALPDALLLETGDGHGPAILRHLRKNIFFNDQVTVADASAELGQIGVYGPQASQVIQTIGLSVDLPLHSIATGDWNGHQVLVARCEPLGGDGYTLYPPATQTTTLLTALTDEGAVPLDSHTAEVVRIEHGYPRFKHEITLDYIPLEADLWRAVSFQKGCYVGQEIIARMESRGRIAKLLCGLRLSAAPEAVPAAVTVDGKEAGTLTSAAYSPRYGWIGLAYVRRAYAESGTIVTLAQQPATVCRLPFISGTTQDDAA